A section of the Humulus lupulus chromosome 2, drHumLupu1.1, whole genome shotgun sequence genome encodes:
- the LOC133818543 gene encoding uncharacterized protein LOC133818543, translating into MVPVLLVHKKDGSWRMCVDCRVIKKISVNAQRIEVDEERVSAIQDRPRPTSIVPLTEHVNLDGEKKVDFVKQIHEKVRQNIERRTGQYAAQANKGQKKVVFEPSDWVLVHMRKEHFSYSKTI; encoded by the exons ATGGTTCCAGTGTTGCTTGTTCATAAGAAGGATGGAtcatggaggatgtgtgttgattgTCGAGTCATCAAAAAAATCTCTGTAAA TGCCCAAAGAATAGAGGTGGATGAAGAGAGGGTGAGTGCAATTCAAGACAGGCCGAGACCTACAAGTATAG TGCCTTTGACTGAGCATGTTAACTTGGATGGCGAAAAGAAAGTTGATTTTGTTAAACAAATTCATGAGAAGGTTCGACAAAACATTGAGAGGAGGACTGGACAATATGCAGCCCAAGCAAACAAGGGGCAAAAGAAAGTTGTATTTGAACCTAGTGATTGGGTTTTGGTGCATATGAGAAAGGAGCACTTTTCCTATTCAAAGACGATATAA